Proteins encoded together in one Miscanthus floridulus cultivar M001 chromosome 16, ASM1932011v1, whole genome shotgun sequence window:
- the LOC136511943 gene encoding beta-glucosidase 20-like gives MGGRLPLFLPWLLLLLSSHAVTAIRFTVDDFPDGFAFGAGTAAFQYEGAVDEDGKSPSIWNTYAHSARNPNEHSGDFASDGYHKYKEDVKLMKDIGLKAYRFTISWSRLIPNGRGAVNPKGLQFYNDMINELVKAGIQVHAAIYHLDLPQILEDEYNGWLSPRIVDDFTAYADVCFREFGDRVAHWTTMMEPNIIAQGSYDVGIVAPGRCSYPFGRDCTVGNSTVEPYLFLHYNLLAHSSVVRLYREKYQAVQKGIVGINLYSLCIYSLTDSAEDIQATVRANDFLFGSILHPFLFGDYPESMKKAAGARLPSFSSYESELVTGAFDFIGLNHYSSIYASNNPDVSKMPVRDQAADIGALFRETRDGQAAIQYPPGSMVDPQGLEHVLKYIREKYGNISIYIQENGRPDDSLMDVERIDFLKAYIASTLKAIRDGADVKGYSVWSLLDLYEMFGGYKAHFGLISVDFKDLRRQRQPRLSAYWYSDFLKNNVAIHVENGEATATSHEQI, from the exons ATGGGGGGACGCTTGCCGCTTTTCTTgccatggctgctgctgctgctttcaTCACACGCTGTAACGGCGATCCGTTTCACAGTGGATGACTTCCCTGACGGATTTGCCTTTGGAGCTGGGACTGCAGCTTTTCAG TATGAGGGTGCAGTGGATGAAGATGGGAAGAGCCCAAGCATTTGGAACACTTATGCACACTCAG CAAGGAATCCAAATGAGCACAGTGGTGATTTTGCTTCTGATGGTTATCACAAGTATAAG GAAGATGTAAAGCTAATGAAAGACATAGGCCTGAAGGCTTACAGGTTCACCATATCTTGGTCAAGACTTATTCCTA ATGGGAGAGGAGCAGTGAACCCAAAAGGGCTGCAGTTCTACAACGATATGATAAATGAGCTAGTGAAAGCAG GTATTCAGGTACATGCTGCCATTTACCATCTAGACCTCCCCCAAATCCTTGAAGATGAGTACAATGGATGGCTGAGCCCCAGAATTGT TGACGACTTCACAGCATATGCAGACGTTTGTTTTCGCGAGTTTGGCGATAGGGTGGCACACTGGACAACTATGATGGAACCAAATATCATTGCTCAAGGTTCCTATGACGTTGGAATTGTGGCCCCTGGACGTTGTTCATACCCATTTGGGCGTGATTGCACAGTTGGCAACTCCACCGTGGAGCCTTACCTGTTTCTACACTACAATCTGCTAGCTCACTCCTCGGTTGTCAGGCTATACCGGGAGAAGTACCAA GCTGTGCAGAAGGGCATTGTAGGCATAAACCTCTACTCCTTGTGCATCTACTCATTGACTGATTCAGCTGAAGATATCCAGGCAACGGTAAGAGCCAACGACTTCTTGTTTGGCAG CATCCTGCACCCTTTCTTATTTGGAGACTACCCGGAGAGCATGAAGAAGGCTGCCGGTGCCCGCCTTCCGTCCTTCTCCAGCTATGAATCCGAGCTTGTTACCGGCGCATTCGACTTCATTGGACTGAATCACTACAGCTCCATATATGCGAGCAACAATCCTGATGTGTCAAAGATGCCCGTGCGAGACCAAGCTGCTGACATTGGAGCTCTGTTCAGAG AGACCAGGGACGGGCAAGCTGCTATACAG TATCCACCAGGCAGTATGGTTGATCCTCAAGGGCTAGAGCATGTACTCAAATATATTCGTGAAAAGTACGGGAATATCTCAATTTATATCCAGGAGAACG GAAGGCCTGATGACAGCCTGATGGATGTAGAAAGGATTGACTTCCTGAAGGCGTACATTGCAAGCACATTGAAAGCCATAAG GGATGGAGCAGACGTCAAAGGATACTCTGTGTGGTCATTACTGGATCTCTACGAGATGTTCGGGGGCTACAAGGCGCATTTCGGCCTCATCAGCGTCGATTTCAAGGACCTGAGGCGTCAGAGGCAGCCTAGGCTGTCTGCGTACTGGTACTCAGACTTCTTGAAGAATAATGTTGCCATTCATGTGGAGAATGGTGAAGCAACTGCAACTTCTCATGAACAAATTTAA